The following are encoded together in the Robertmurraya sp. FSL R5-0851 genome:
- a CDS encoding GNAT family N-acetyltransferase, translated as MERLKKPYLIRNFEEQDANQIAKFDFISMLAYRYNGDYTSDNIFCAVSEEGEVFASAHIAPDQSWGLIEDPNKSLDFEFKLQMDLAINENTTVPKEAVNELMDAVMIRAKMIRSQYPNKKITLRHTISSDDFEEMDFYLSKGFIAKENHLVMKRDLTEPIPSYPLPANIRVMNWKMESQEEQESYLRAEAAGDPNGICWSLNHLQWTKSGAEWATFTAFDGQNVVGSVMTWGLGEKRSATENIFVLPNWRRMGIAKALITEALTFLKEKGKTEATLGVFGDNRKAISLYQSLGYRMFYTIIEFGYDL; from the coding sequence ATGGAGAGATTGAAGAAGCCCTATTTAATTAGAAATTTTGAGGAACAGGATGCCAATCAAATCGCCAAGTTTGATTTTATTTCCATGTTAGCTTATCGGTACAATGGGGACTATACTTCAGATAATATTTTCTGTGCTGTTAGTGAAGAGGGAGAAGTTTTCGCTTCCGCACATATTGCACCTGATCAGTCTTGGGGTTTAATCGAAGATCCGAACAAATCTTTGGACTTTGAATTTAAGCTACAGATGGACTTAGCGATAAATGAGAATACAACAGTCCCAAAAGAGGCAGTGAATGAGCTAATGGATGCAGTTATGATTAGAGCTAAAATGATTCGAAGCCAATACCCTAATAAAAAAATTACCCTTAGACATACGATATCTTCTGATGATTTTGAGGAGATGGATTTTTATTTATCAAAAGGATTTATAGCGAAAGAAAATCATTTGGTGATGAAAAGAGATTTAACTGAACCAATCCCTTCATATCCTCTACCAGCAAATATTAGGGTAATGAATTGGAAAATGGAATCTCAAGAAGAGCAGGAAAGTTATTTGCGTGCAGAGGCTGCTGGAGATCCGAACGGGATTTGTTGGAGCTTGAATCATCTTCAATGGACAAAGTCTGGGGCAGAATGGGCTACATTTACTGCATTTGATGGACAAAACGTAGTGGGTAGTGTTATGACATGGGGACTCGGAGAAAAGAGAAGTGCGACTGAAAATATCTTTGTTTTACCTAATTGGAGACGAATGGGGATAGCAAAGGCATTGATTACTGAAGCATTAACTTTTTTAAAGGAAAAAGGGAAAACGGAAGCAACATTAGGAGTGTTTGGAGACAATCGAAAGGCGATTTCACTATACCAATCCCTTGGATATCGCATGTTCTATACCATTATTGAGTTTGGATACGACCTTTAA
- a CDS encoding DDE-type integrase/transposase/recombinase has product MYPQIITYLLTFIKYQEQIIRTLLTLLIGKNMFEKPTEQPVNKPYRKLQVDDLPIIEPLEKLDYKTLLKEYFNEHGKSLKPVQRRSNSKTVVPKSMNCPKCGAPSDYLYANNGDKGQFQCKVCSCLFSDKNRFSKEAILKCPHCSKSLDKIKDRKDFFVYKCKNNNCSFYQRNLKAMSSKEKTRFKKDPQAFKIRYIFRQFHIDFLPLAKQTPELPAVDLSRIYASPHTLGLILTYHVNYGLSARRTAAIMQDVHGVAISHQTILNYENSVALMLKPYVDYYPYELSDQFCGDETYIRVGGRWHYLFFFFDAVKKIILSYPVSPNRDTASAIRAIDEVLVKMKEIPKDLTFVVDGNPIYLLAQHFFAQHDISFDVKQVIGLTNDDPVSTEYRPLKQVIERLNRTFKGNYRSTHGFGSQQGSVSFVTLFVAYFNFLRPHATLEGKVPVVNPELSGLPTMPARWTKLIELAQNWIIEQQTA; this is encoded by the coding sequence TTGTACCCTCAAATTATAACCTATTTATTAACTTTTATTAAGTACCAAGAACAAATCATTCGAACATTGCTTACCCTACTTATCGGAAAAAACATGTTTGAAAAACCAACAGAGCAACCTGTGAATAAACCCTATCGAAAACTCCAGGTAGATGATCTTCCGATAATCGAACCACTGGAAAAACTTGATTACAAAACTCTTTTGAAGGAGTATTTCAACGAACACGGTAAGTCACTAAAACCTGTTCAAAGGCGATCTAATTCCAAGACTGTTGTACCTAAATCAATGAATTGTCCTAAGTGTGGTGCTCCGTCGGACTATCTTTATGCCAATAACGGAGATAAAGGTCAATTTCAGTGTAAGGTGTGTTCGTGTCTTTTCAGTGATAAAAATCGTTTTTCAAAAGAGGCCATTTTAAAGTGTCCTCATTGTTCAAAATCACTCGATAAAATTAAGGATAGAAAAGACTTTTTCGTCTACAAATGCAAAAACAACAACTGTTCTTTTTACCAAAGAAACCTTAAAGCGATGTCCTCCAAAGAGAAGACACGATTTAAGAAAGATCCTCAAGCATTTAAAATAAGATATATCTTTCGGCAGTTTCATATTGATTTTCTACCTTTGGCCAAGCAAACGCCTGAACTACCAGCAGTAGATTTGTCTAGGATTTATGCTTCACCACATACATTAGGTTTGATATTAACCTACCATGTTAACTACGGCCTTTCGGCCCGTAGGACAGCTGCCATTATGCAGGATGTTCATGGTGTGGCTATTTCCCACCAAACGATATTGAACTACGAAAATAGCGTGGCTCTTATGCTTAAGCCATATGTGGATTACTATCCGTATGAGCTTTCCGACCAATTCTGTGGTGACGAAACTTATATTCGAGTCGGTGGACGCTGGCATTATTTATTTTTCTTTTTTGATGCGGTTAAAAAGATCATTCTTTCCTATCCGGTGTCTCCTAATCGAGATACAGCGTCAGCCATTCGTGCGATAGATGAAGTGTTAGTAAAGATGAAGGAGATCCCGAAAGACCTAACTTTCGTAGTAGATGGAAATCCAATCTACCTACTAGCTCAACACTTTTTCGCACAACATGACATTTCGTTTGATGTGAAGCAAGTAATCGGGCTTACAAATGATGACCCAGTTTCAACTGAATATAGACCTTTAAAACAGGTAATCGAGAGACTGAATCGAACATTTAAAGGCAATTATCGCTCCACTCATGGCTTTGGCTCGCAACAAGGGTCGGTTTCTTTTGTCACCTTATTTGTGGCTTACTTTAACTTTTTAAGGCCGCACGCCACCTTGGAAGGTAAGGTACCTGTCGTGAACCCAGAATTATCAGGGCTTCCGACAATGCCAGCACGTTGGACAAAACTGATTGAGTTAGCACAAAACTGGATTATCGAGCAGCAAACCGCCTAA
- a CDS encoding prenyltransferase/squalene oxidase repeat-containing protein: MTLPSPISIFEIVGYARAHWVPIIICSNKNFMNIHPQCPSLEDLNIDREEDPSQIDERSMKLLSKIKSEAIKLAKIPQQIHEESFHKGEAYMLERIESNGTLFSYFSSTFFMIYSLLALGYKKDHHLIKNAIEGMKSFLFEEKDLYYIENSPSTVWDTALISSALHIAGVKDSDTMIASSTQYLLNHQHTTFGDWVINCPDTPPGGWGFSPINTMVPDIDDTTAALRALAPSTIAKKTPSTAWKKGVNWVISMQNKDGGWAAFEKNITNKWLSFIPFRYQDRVLFDPSTADLTGRTLHFLGEYTNIDRNSATIKKGIHWLKKHQLEDGSWYGRWGICYIYGTWAAVTGLLACGVNRSDPSIERAINWLNSIQNNNGGWGESCSSDMKMKYTPLYASTPSQTAWALDALIHYYDKPTKEIELGMEFLLSSFEKTNWTIEYPTGAGLPGGFYIHYHSYNYIWPLVTISNYQRKYL; the protein is encoded by the coding sequence TTGACACTACCGTCGCCCATTTCTATATTTGAAATCGTTGGCTATGCTAGAGCTCATTGGGTCCCGATTATCATTTGTTCAAATAAAAATTTTATGAATATTCACCCTCAATGCCCTTCTCTAGAAGACTTGAATATAGATAGAGAAGAAGATCCGTCACAAATCGACGAACGCTCAATGAAATTACTCTCAAAAATTAAATCAGAAGCTATAAAACTAGCAAAAATACCCCAACAAATTCATGAAGAGTCTTTTCATAAAGGTGAAGCTTACATGCTTGAAAGAATAGAGTCGAATGGTACACTATTTAGCTATTTTAGCTCTACCTTTTTTATGATTTACTCCCTATTAGCACTCGGATACAAAAAAGATCATCACCTTATTAAAAATGCCATTGAGGGGATGAAATCTTTTCTCTTTGAAGAGAAAGACCTCTATTATATTGAAAACTCACCATCTACGGTTTGGGATACTGCACTAATTAGCAGTGCCTTGCATATCGCAGGTGTAAAGGATTCGGATACAATGATAGCAAGCTCCACTCAATATTTATTAAATCACCAACATACTACCTTTGGTGATTGGGTGATAAATTGTCCAGACACTCCACCGGGTGGTTGGGGTTTTTCTCCAATCAACACGATGGTCCCAGATATAGATGATACGACCGCTGCCTTACGTGCCCTTGCGCCTTCCACTATTGCAAAAAAAACTCCTTCAACCGCTTGGAAAAAAGGAGTAAACTGGGTAATTTCCATGCAGAACAAGGACGGAGGGTGGGCTGCTTTTGAAAAAAATATCACAAACAAGTGGCTCTCTTTTATCCCTTTCCGATACCAGGATCGAGTTCTTTTTGACCCATCCACTGCTGATTTGACTGGTAGGACACTTCATTTTCTAGGAGAATACACGAATATTGATAGAAATTCGGCCACAATTAAAAAAGGAATACATTGGCTAAAGAAGCATCAACTTGAGGATGGCTCATGGTATGGTCGTTGGGGAATTTGCTATATTTATGGTACTTGGGCAGCCGTTACCGGATTATTAGCTTGCGGAGTTAATCGGTCCGATCCTTCCATCGAACGAGCGATCAATTGGTTGAATTCCATTCAAAACAATAATGGCGGATGGGGTGAATCATGCTCAAGTGACATGAAAATGAAATATACGCCGCTTTATGCTAGTACCCCTTCACAAACCGCTTGGGCTCTTGACGCACTGATACATTATTATGATAAACCAACAAAAGAAATAGAGCTTGGAATGGAATTTCTCTTATCATCATTTGAAAAAACAAATTGGACGATTGAGTATCCAACAGGGGCCGGTTTGCCTGGTGGTTTTTATATTCATTATCATAGTTATAACTACATTTGGCCTCTTGTTACAATTAGTAATTATCAACGAAAATATTTATAG
- a CDS encoding LysM peptidoglycan-binding domain-containing protein, translated as MDNFIRHKLLQNHNGAYELILYLDDTLTEFSQELGTKSSIRTDIMKQATLLIKNRYPSIRITVVKVVLGGFVMSTLPIAADRAFANTSIEQTNSNFFYSVSPGDTLWGLSKKFGTSVDLIKSANKLSSDTLTIGQKLVIPKAIHTVQAGDTLYSLSKKYNITVDSIKEANQMSSTTLSINQKLIIPAILEIAQTPTISETTAKPTTVTHTVVAGDTLYSLAKKYHTTVDTLKKNNQLSSDVLSLGQVLTIPSTQSEAPTSGPISSTPSLPDTYTVVSGDNLYSIALKFGLTVDELRSRNQLVSDVLRIGQVLRISDKATSTPISTVSFTTHKIQAGDSIWSLSIKYGIPQAELLQANGLTTSSMLSIGQELRIPVHNIPVKETVSPSHGELLNWWTEAQYVFTIGKVAKVTDVATGKSFNIKRTIGANHADSETITVTDSNTAKNIWGGYSWTPRAVIVEVDGRKLAASMSFYPHEREYIMDNGITGHFDVYFSGSTRHVDGKPDSSHQVQVEKAAGVR; from the coding sequence ATGGACAATTTTATCAGGCATAAGTTACTCCAAAATCATAACGGAGCATATGAACTCATTCTTTACTTGGACGATACTTTAACTGAGTTTTCACAGGAACTTGGCACAAAGTCATCCATCCGCACTGATATTATGAAGCAAGCAACTCTTTTAATAAAAAATCGTTATCCTTCGATCAGAATTACAGTTGTCAAGGTTGTGTTAGGTGGTTTCGTAATGAGCACCTTGCCAATAGCAGCTGATCGCGCCTTTGCTAATACTTCTATTGAGCAGACAAATTCTAACTTCTTTTACTCCGTTTCTCCTGGTGATACATTGTGGGGATTAAGCAAAAAATTTGGGACCTCTGTGGATCTTATTAAAAGTGCGAATAAGCTATCCTCTGACACATTAACGATCGGACAAAAGCTTGTTATTCCAAAAGCGATCCATACGGTCCAAGCTGGAGATACATTATATAGTTTATCGAAAAAATACAATATAACAGTTGATAGCATAAAAGAAGCCAATCAAATGTCATCCACAACACTATCCATAAATCAAAAACTAATTATTCCAGCTATTCTTGAAATAGCACAAACTCCTACTATTTCGGAAACCACAGCCAAACCTACCACTGTCACCCACACGGTTGTTGCTGGAGATACACTTTATAGCCTAGCTAAAAAATATCATACTACAGTGGATACACTAAAAAAGAATAATCAGCTATCAAGCGACGTATTAAGTTTGGGACAAGTATTAACGATTCCTTCAACACAATCGGAAGCTCCAACTTCAGGACCGATCTCATCTACCCCATCGCTCCCTGACACATATACAGTTGTAAGTGGGGATAATCTGTATTCTATCGCACTAAAGTTTGGATTAACAGTTGATGAACTAAGATCTCGTAACCAATTAGTTAGTGATGTATTACGAATTGGTCAAGTATTACGGATTAGTGATAAAGCAACTTCCACTCCGATCAGCACAGTTAGCTTTACCACGCATAAAATTCAAGCTGGTGATTCGATTTGGAGTCTAAGTATAAAATACGGAATTCCACAGGCAGAACTTTTACAAGCGAATGGGTTAACCACCTCAAGTATGCTCTCGATTGGTCAAGAGTTGCGAATCCCCGTTCATAATATACCTGTAAAAGAGACCGTCAGTCCGAGTCATGGTGAGTTATTAAATTGGTGGACGGAAGCTCAATATGTATTTACAATTGGCAAAGTAGCAAAGGTAACAGATGTTGCTACAGGCAAATCATTTAATATAAAACGGACGATTGGCGCTAATCACGCAGATAGTGAGACGATTACAGTAACCGATTCAAATACCGCAAAAAACATTTGGGGAGGCTATTCCTGGACTCCACGAGCTGTCATTGTTGAGGTAGACGGAAGAAAACTGGCCGCAAGTATGAGCTTTTACCCACATGAACGAGAATACATTATGGACAACGGAATTACGGGTCACTTTGATGTGTACTTTTCAGGTAGTACAAGACATGTGGATGGCAAACCTGATTCTTCCCACCAAGTCCAAGTCGAAAAGGCTGCTGGAGTGAGATAA
- a CDS encoding spore coat protein: MGSRVWKGEAPVLADNRGGYAYDAPQKFNALDPNCAHPWDFCSGDETQEADQTTKSVQASYESIVIKDSCDVEVITTDTQAAINLQVALQAAIQLVISISIASSEQAEVLTQELTQKLINKQVNRQQTYIENSRGVKVTTTDTDLAVNVQVLLQVLLALVARLDIL; the protein is encoded by the coding sequence ATGGGTTCAAGAGTATGGAAAGGCGAAGCCCCAGTTCTTGCTGACAATAGAGGCGGCTACGCATACGACGCACCTCAAAAATTTAATGCATTAGATCCTAATTGCGCACATCCTTGGGATTTCTGCTCAGGTGATGAAACACAGGAAGCTGATCAAACAACTAAAAGCGTGCAAGCATCCTACGAGTCAATCGTAATTAAAGATTCTTGTGATGTGGAAGTAATCACTACTGACACGCAAGCAGCCATCAATCTTCAAGTAGCTCTTCAAGCTGCTATTCAACTAGTGATTAGCATCTCAATCGCTAGTAGCGAACAAGCTGAAGTATTAACACAAGAATTAACGCAAAAATTAATCAATAAGCAAGTCAATCGTCAACAAACGTATATCGAAAACTCTCGTGGCGTAAAAGTAACGACTACTGACACAGATTTAGCTGTTAACGTACAAGTGCTTCTACAAGTTCTACTAGCTCTAGTTGCTAGATTAGACATCCTATAA
- a CDS encoding response regulator: MIKIVIAEDQRMLLGALGSLLSLEDDMEVIGKANNGNEAVSLVKQLQPDICIMDIEMPEKTGLEAAEELKGGNCKVIILTTFARSGYFQRALKAGVRGYLLKDSPSEELASSIRNIVEGKRIYAPELMDDLYTEENPLTEREREVLELVAEGRNTKEIAEQLNIKTGTVRNYISAILEKLEVTNRIEAITQSKEKGWFK, from the coding sequence ATGATTAAAATCGTTATAGCAGAGGACCAGCGTATGCTGTTAGGAGCCTTAGGATCTCTATTAAGTCTAGAGGATGATATGGAAGTAATCGGCAAGGCGAATAATGGAAACGAAGCGGTTTCCCTTGTGAAACAATTACAACCTGATATATGTATCATGGATATTGAAATGCCTGAAAAGACAGGGCTTGAAGCGGCTGAAGAGCTAAAGGGTGGAAACTGTAAAGTAATTATTCTAACTACCTTTGCACGTTCAGGCTATTTCCAGCGAGCACTAAAAGCGGGAGTAAGAGGGTATCTCTTAAAGGATAGTCCAAGTGAAGAATTGGCAAGTTCAATTAGAAATATTGTAGAAGGCAAGCGAATTTATGCACCTGAACTAATGGATGATCTTTATACTGAGGAAAATCCTCTAACGGAAAGAGAGCGCGAGGTTCTTGAGCTTGTTGCGGAAGGAAGGAATACGAAGGAAATCGCTGAGCAGTTAAACATTAAAACAGGAACGGTTCGAAATTACATATCAGCCATTTTGGAGAAACTTGAGGTTACGAACAGAATTGAAGCCATAACACAATCGAAAGAAAAGGGCTGGTTTAAGTAA
- a CDS encoding sensor histidine kinase, translated as MFKKPISKRNWGISPYIWSVISILPFYFIFQSSSTPEIVAGIILTVIFFITLRFAFLSKRWPVYLWTMILISISITMAILFSFVYFAFYIAYYNGNIKKRVAFMTLYVIHLVATTFAINYNVVLQDPQFIRQLPFVIIIWISVILLPFNIYNRKKQEVLEEKLEDANKRIAELVKQEERQRIARDLHDTLGQKLSLIGLKSDLARRLIAKDPEQAKDELKDVQQTARTALNEVRQLVSQMRGIRLDEEIVLVRQILKAADIEFIFSQGKTVTNISLFLENILSMCIKEAITNVVKHSQANVVQLTIKQSSKDLTIIVQDDGIGIWQKQSESSGHGLVGMRERLDFVNGSLKIIGDGGTKLIMKVPLVQVAKEENSV; from the coding sequence GTGTTTAAAAAACCAATATCAAAAAGAAATTGGGGAATATCGCCATATATTTGGAGCGTTATCAGCATACTCCCTTTTTATTTTATCTTTCAATCATCATCCACTCCTGAAATTGTTGCAGGAATCATACTGACTGTTATATTTTTCATTACCTTACGATTTGCGTTTTTATCAAAACGATGGCCTGTCTACTTATGGACGATGATATTAATCAGTATTTCTATTACTATGGCTATTCTTTTTTCGTTTGTGTACTTTGCTTTTTACATAGCTTATTACAACGGTAATATTAAAAAACGTGTTGCATTTATGACTTTATACGTCATTCATCTTGTCGCAACCACGTTTGCAATCAATTACAATGTGGTTTTACAAGATCCTCAGTTTATAAGACAGCTACCATTTGTCATTATCATCTGGATAAGTGTTATTTTATTACCTTTTAATATATATAATCGTAAGAAGCAAGAGGTGCTTGAAGAAAAGTTGGAGGATGCGAACAAGCGGATTGCCGAATTGGTGAAACAAGAGGAAAGGCAACGGATTGCTCGAGATTTACATGATACATTGGGACAAAAACTTTCTCTCATTGGCTTAAAAAGTGACTTAGCTCGAAGATTGATCGCGAAGGATCCTGAACAGGCCAAGGATGAGTTAAAGGATGTACAGCAAACGGCAAGAACCGCATTAAACGAGGTGCGACAATTAGTATCACAAATGAGAGGGATTCGGCTCGACGAAGAAATTGTACTCGTTAGACAAATATTGAAAGCGGCAGATATTGAGTTTATCTTTAGCCAAGGAAAAACAGTTACTAATATATCGCTTTTTCTTGAAAATATTTTAAGTATGTGTATTAAGGAAGCAATAACGAATGTTGTGAAGCATAGTCAGGCGAATGTCGTTCAGCTGACGATAAAACAATCATCAAAAGACCTAACGATCATCGTTCAAGACGATGGAATTGGTATTTGGCAAAAACAAAGCGAATCATCTGGGCATGGATTAGTGGGGATGAGAGAACGTCTTGATTTTGTTAATGGAAGTCTCAAAATCATCGGTGATGGTGGAACCAAGCTAATTATGAAGGTGCCTCTTGTACAGGTCGCAAAGGAGGAAAATTCAGTATGA
- a CDS encoding type 1 glutamine amidotransferase domain-containing protein, whose protein sequence is MKLEGKKIIQLVSNDFEDLELWYPVLRLREEGAIVDIVGEKAGETYIGKYGVPIKSDRAFADINPDDYDAILVPGGWSPDLLRRFESILSMVRSMDQAEKPIGQICHAGWVLISAKILSGRKVTSTPGIKDDMINAGAEWVDVPVIVDGHIISSRRPPDLPDYMREFIAVLASK, encoded by the coding sequence TTGAAGTTAGAAGGGAAAAAAATCATCCAGTTGGTTAGCAATGACTTCGAGGACTTAGAATTATGGTATCCTGTTTTGCGACTTCGTGAAGAAGGGGCCATCGTTGATATTGTAGGAGAAAAAGCTGGAGAAACGTATATCGGGAAATATGGAGTTCCTATTAAATCAGATCGGGCCTTTGCAGATATTAACCCAGACGATTACGATGCCATTCTTGTTCCAGGTGGATGGTCACCGGATTTATTAAGAAGATTTGAATCGATTCTCAGCATGGTTCGTTCTATGGATCAGGCAGAAAAACCGATTGGCCAAATCTGTCACGCAGGATGGGTATTAATCTCTGCAAAAATCTTATCAGGCCGAAAGGTAACAAGTACTCCGGGAATTAAAGATGATATGATCAATGCGGGAGCTGAGTGGGTGGATGTTCCAGTTATCGTGGATGGACATATAATCTCTAGTCGCCGTCCACCAGATTTACCTGACTATATGAGAGAATTTATAGCTGTTTTAGCTAGTAAATAG
- a CDS encoding DsbA family protein: MKIEVWSDFVCPFCYIGKRRLEEAINQFQHKDQVEVEFKAFELDPNSPLDPTMKIHEALAKKYGMNVEEAKRANENMAKQAASVGLQFRFDDMMPSNTFDAHRLAKYAQTVGKEKELTEKLLYAYFTENKQLSKKDVLVEIAESVGIGRVEVMKVLDDNTLYANDVRIDETMAQQYKITGVPFFVVNNKYGISGAQPLETFKNALEKVWEEENAISPLQNLSSDEAGVCTDDSCEIPEK, translated from the coding sequence ATGAAGATTGAAGTATGGTCAGATTTCGTTTGTCCATTTTGTTATATTGGAAAAAGAAGATTAGAGGAAGCGATTAATCAATTTCAACATAAAGACCAAGTAGAGGTAGAGTTTAAAGCATTCGAATTGGATCCTAACTCGCCGTTAGATCCAACTATGAAAATTCATGAGGCATTGGCTAAGAAATATGGAATGAATGTGGAAGAAGCGAAACGAGCAAATGAAAACATGGCGAAGCAAGCAGCTTCTGTCGGCTTACAATTTCGCTTTGACGATATGATGCCAAGTAATACCTTTGATGCTCACCGTTTAGCTAAGTATGCTCAGACGGTAGGAAAAGAAAAGGAACTGACTGAAAAGCTTTTGTATGCTTATTTTACGGAGAACAAACAGTTATCTAAAAAAGACGTATTAGTAGAAATTGCTGAAAGTGTGGGTATTGGAAGAGTGGAAGTAATGAAAGTATTAGACGATAACACTCTTTATGCGAATGATGTTCGTATCGATGAAACGATGGCACAGCAGTACAAAATAACAGGCGTACCATTCTTTGTTGTGAATAATAAATATGGTATTTCCGGAGCACAGCCTTTGGAAACATTTAAAAATGCGTTAGAAAAGGTTTGGGAAGAGGAGAACGCTATTAGCCCGCTTCAAAATCTGTCTTCAGATGAGGCGGGAGTTTGTACAGATGATTCTTGTGAGATTCCAGAGAAGTAA
- a CDS encoding DUF1002 domain-containing protein: MKLLKWICMVALAFVVVSSNQMVYASTDSNDEESINEKFGLPIVVYGEALSDSQKAEVRDLLEIKDTSKVTEITVTGEDLVYYIDGDKNSNMYSSAKITRKDKGEGLVINQVTPENITEVTSEMYANALLTAGIEDAIVDVASPVKVSGHSALVGIYKAYDEGKGTELNQERTEVANEELTLATDLAKKEGLDEDKVSELLTEIKKEIAEQKPATKEELEQLIDEKLQTLNVQLTAEDRQLLIDLFEKMRNLNINFDNVQSQLEDLSKDIQNRIENAISENKGFLDTIANFFKSFIDSLKSLFS; encoded by the coding sequence ATGAAGCTGTTAAAATGGATTTGTATGGTTGCCCTAGCTTTTGTAGTGGTCAGTTCAAATCAAATGGTTTATGCCTCAACTGATTCAAATGATGAGGAAAGTATTAATGAAAAATTTGGTCTTCCGATTGTTGTATATGGTGAAGCCTTGTCCGACAGTCAGAAAGCAGAGGTAAGAGACCTGCTTGAGATAAAAGATACTAGTAAAGTAACAGAAATTACTGTAACAGGGGAAGACCTTGTTTATTATATTGATGGAGATAAAAACTCAAATATGTACTCCTCCGCAAAGATTACACGTAAGGATAAAGGAGAAGGCCTGGTTATTAACCAAGTTACACCAGAAAACATTACAGAAGTAACGAGTGAAATGTATGCCAATGCTCTATTAACTGCGGGAATTGAGGACGCAATTGTAGATGTAGCATCACCTGTTAAGGTAAGTGGACACTCTGCTCTAGTTGGTATTTATAAAGCATACGACGAGGGTAAAGGGACAGAGTTGAATCAAGAACGTACGGAAGTAGCGAATGAAGAACTAACGCTAGCTACAGATCTAGCAAAAAAAGAAGGGCTCGATGAAGATAAGGTAAGTGAGCTGCTAACAGAAATAAAAAAAGAAATTGCCGAACAAAAACCAGCAACAAAGGAAGAATTGGAGCAATTGATTGACGAGAAGCTCCAAACCTTAAATGTTCAATTAACTGCAGAAGATCGCCAGCTACTAATTGACCTTTTTGAAAAAATGCGTAATCTCAATATTAATTTTGATAATGTTCAATCACAGCTAGAAGATCTATCAAAGGATATCCAAAATCGTATTGAGAATGCAATTAGTGAAAATAAAGGGTTTTTGGACACCATAGCTAATTTCTTTAAGTCGTTTATTGATAGTTTGAAGAGCTTGTTTTCATAA
- a CDS encoding branched-chain amino acid aminotransferase, translating to MLKESLQNLIKNQSKVELYPEEYDFVINNGLTNSDTEVVKIDGKSRFHDAYMERSNKETEEFLGEENANFLNEPITYFKEHMNEFLYMESKWFTLIGIDAISFEVDDLFKTYDVMLGLKIQKKYSSKLRDYFTEHSEDPEEPVDLMFDAQEGIWNINFSLHTLPGFREDMTVAEAYQLVYSFIFSFVQTI from the coding sequence ATGTTAAAAGAATCATTACAGAATTTAATTAAAAATCAAAGCAAAGTTGAATTGTATCCAGAGGAATACGATTTTGTCATAAACAATGGACTAACCAACTCTGATACGGAAGTTGTCAAAATTGATGGGAAATCTAGATTTCACGATGCATATATGGAACGCTCAAATAAGGAAACAGAAGAATTTCTGGGAGAGGAAAATGCGAACTTCTTAAATGAGCCGATTACGTATTTTAAGGAACATATGAATGAGTTTCTTTATATGGAATCGAAATGGTTTACGTTAATTGGAATCGATGCGATTTCCTTTGAAGTTGACGACTTATTTAAAACATACGATGTGATGCTCGGTCTAAAAATTCAAAAGAAGTATTCCTCAAAGCTTAGAGACTATTTTACGGAACACTCAGAAGATCCTGAAGAACCTGTAGACTTAATGTTTGACGCGCAAGAAGGCATTTGGAATATCAATTTTTCCCTACATACACTTCCAGGTTTTCGTGAGGATATGACCGTTGCGGAGGCTTACCAATTGGTATACTCATTTATCTTTTCATTTGTTCAAACGATTTAA